In Pochonia chlamydosporia 170 chromosome 3, whole genome shotgun sequence, the following are encoded in one genomic region:
- a CDS encoding eukaryotic translation initiation factor 6 (similar to Metarhizium robertsii ARSEF 23 XP_007819706.1), translating to MASRSGAGSSGHRSNRPRDAQEDFPPLPLPRLPSLRTLSGDRERSRPSSPSSASIGGISGINGINGRPPTRHWSAAAARRAERIRNLDDRAPSLDDLESNSMDQSWFSTSRRQSRLRPLDTTSHHRRPNLDELDQTLDEANSQLRTLLDMTNHINLMTPILRTTLSPTIRSHDFPDDNVRSKRRKIDSNRLVPSFKGFRYGKYGQVEPGQLQMEIVSCDGGMFSNESSYAAENILKDDNSVYCTKGNRCNIVLRHQGATVFTLEELIIKAPASMNYSHPVREGMVFIAMNQDDILSRTAQYQIQYVPSATRITFDDNTTRHTYDRDPTPRHIVSIRHHDDGSTSTRVRRSLYHSHSHASSHSHHDEDDHRTPEMPHEFSSNQPDFRITTECTSDEEDYSMPHILRRAPNRIGSLPFETETSDSDDTPFADDFTESFHRQIHPPTSSSTSHPSHSRARNEHLSVSLAEAWDAHASATQEAVRAVGGELLVPHARFFIEKKKSKCTIRFDPPVSGRFILLKMWSSHHDVASNIDIQSVMARGYAGPRYFPSVELS from the exons ATGGCCTCCAGATCGGGGGCCGGTTCCAGCGGACACCGTTCAAACCGCCCTCGAGACGCACAGGAAGACTTCCCGCCGCTTCCTCTCCCCAGACTTCCGTCGTTGCGAACGTTGAGTGGGGACCGGGAACGATCTCGCCCGTCCTCACCGTCCAGCGCCTCCATCGGCGGCATCAGCggcatcaacggcatcaacggTCGCCCACCAACGAGACACTGgtctgccgccgccgccagaagAGCCGAGCGCATCCGCAACCTCGACGACAGAGCACCCAGCCTGGATGACTTGGAATCCAACTCCATGGACCAGTCGTGGTTCTCAACATCCCGTCGCCAGTCGAGGCTGCGTCCCCTCGACACCACTTCTCACCACCGACGGCCCAACCTCGACgaactggaccagactctcgATGAGGCCAACTCCCAGCTTCGCACGCTCCTCGACATGACAAACCACATCAACCTCATGACGCCCATCCTCCGAACAACACTGTCACCCACCATCCGCTCCCACGACTTCCCCGACGACAACGTCCGGAGCAAGCGGCGGAAAATCGACTCCAACCGACTCGTCCCCAGCTTCAAGGGCTTTCGGTACGGCAAATACGGCCAAGTCGAGCCCGGCCAGCTGCAAATGGAAATTGTAAGCTGCGACGGCGGCATGTTCTCCAACGAATCATCCTACGCAGCTGAAAATATCCTCAAGGACGACAACTCCGTGTACTGCACCAAGGGAAACAGATGCAATATCGTGTTACGACACCAAGGCGCAACTGTCTTTACTCTTGAGGAGCTCATCATCAAGGCTCCCGCCTCCATGAACTATTCCCACCC CGTCCGCGAAGGCATGGTGTTCATCGCCATGAACCAAGACGACATCCTCAGCCGCACAGCCCAATACCAGATCCAATACGTCCCCTCCGCCACCCGCATCACCTTTGacgacaacaccacccgTCACACCTACGACCGCGACCCTACCCCCCGACACATCGTCTCCATCCGCCACCACGACGACGGCTCAACCTCCACCCGCGTCCGCCGCTCTCTCTACCACTCCCACTCCCACGCCAGCTCCCACTCGCACCACGACGAAGACGACCACCGCACCCCCGAAATGCCCCATGAGTTCTCCTCTAACCAGCCCGACTTCCGCATCACCACCGAATGCACCTCCGACGAAGAAGACTACTCAATGCCTCACATCCTCCGCCGTGCCCCCAACCGCATCGGCTCCCTTCCCTTTGAAACAGAAACCTCCGACTCCGACGACACCCCCTTCGCAGACGACTTCACCGAATCCTTCCACCGCCAGATTCACCCCCCAACAAGCTCATCTACCTCCCACCCATCTCACTCACGCGCCCGCAACGAACACCTCTCCGTCTCATTAGCAGAAGCGTGGGACGCACACGCCTCCGCTACACAGGAGGCCGTCCGCGCCGTAGGAGGAGAACTTCTCGTCCCCCACGCCAGGTTCTTCAtcgaaaagaaaaagtcaAAATGTACCATTCGATTCGACCCCCCCGTTTCGGGGCGCTTTATCCTGCTCAAGATGTGGAGCTCGCATCACGACGTTGCTAGTAATATTGATATTCAGAGCGTCATGGCAAGGGGGTATGCTGGCCCGCGGTACTTTCCGTCCGTGGAACTGAGTTGA
- a CDS encoding short-chain dehydrogenase protein (similar to Eutypa lata UCREL1 XP_007790782.1), which yields MPFPRKTVLITGCSTGGIGAALAEAFYSKGYHVFATARNPSKIPKSLSNSQKATILKLDVLSSESISSAVESVHRETGGTLDVLVNNSGGGLLMPALDVSIEEGKKLFDLNFWAPFAMVQAFAPLLIQAKGCVVNNTSANAHVPFPFMSVYNSSKAAFSIASETWRHELKPFGVRTLTLVTCAVKTNFFSEKAEIKLPQDSKYLDLQGFINGLNDGSLQDKAISAALYADKVVRLVEKGTVGEVWVGTDAFLARLAWWLSPRFIFDAIVQSVVPVSKEMAKACAAKSK from the exons ATGCCATTTCCACGCAAGACCGTCCTCATCACAGGGTGCTCAAcaggtggcattggcgcaGCCCTAGCAGAAGCCTTCTATTCCAAAGGCTACCACGTCTTTGCAACCGCCCGAAACCCATCCAAGATCCCAAAATCTCTTTCAAATTCCCAAAAGGCTACAATTCTAAAGCTCGATGTCTTGTCTTCAGAATCAATCTCTTCCGCCGTGGAGAGCGTACATCGAGAAACAGGCGGCACACTCGACGTCCTGGTCAACAACAGTGGCGGCGGCCTCCTAATGCCGGCTCTAGATGTCTccattgaagaaggcaagaaACTATTCGACCTAAACTTCTGGGCCCCATTCGCCATGGTACAGGCTTTTGCACCACTTTTGATCCAAGCAAAGGGGTGTGTGGTGAATAATACCTCTGCAAATGCACACGTGCCGTTTCCATTCATGA GTGTTTACAACAGTTCCAAGGCTGCGTTTTCCATTGCTAGTGAGACGTGGCGACATGAACTAAAGCCATTTGGTGTACGAACCCTCACGCTTGTTACGTGTGCGGTGAAAACGAACTTTTTCTCCGAGAAGGCTGAGATCAAGTTGCCCCAAGACTCAAAATACTTGGATCTCCAGGGGTTTATTAACGGTCTCAACGATGGCAGTCTTCAAGATAAGGCCATTAGTGCGGCTCTGTACGCCGACAAGGTAGTCCGGCTGGTTGAGAAGGGAACTGTCGGAGAGGTATGGGTCGGTACGGATGCCTTCCTGGCTCGGCTGGCGTGGTGGCTGTCTCCTCGATTCATCTTT GACGCCATAGTCCAGAGTGTTGTTCCGGTTTCCaaggaaatggccaaggcatGTGCGGCCAAGTCTAAGTAA
- a CDS encoding extracellular serine-rich protein (similar to Metarhizium robertsii ARSEF 23 XP_007819707.1), which translates to MRFSSPIVGLALAASPIAAQGGKTIKVNIGADGKLIYDPNNFEAAVGDKVEFHYFPKNHTVTQSSFKDPCHPLEGGFFSGFVPTADSPSKTTFTIAVKDTKPIWFYCGQAAHCQKGMIGAINAPKTGNTFEAFSQLAIKASNTTNPPSGPVGGVLSNGGSQTNSTATGTSATTKTYTSTWTSNGQTYTTTAATTVVGAPAPAQTTWAYTTKPYTSTWTSNGQVFTTTATTTLITTAAASDAPASTSTSKGAAAAATGSFNIWHAGALVAGVAAMM; encoded by the exons ATGCGATTCTCTTCACCCATCGTTGGCCTCGCCCTGGCTGCCTCCCCCATCGCCGCCCAAGGAGGAAAGACTATTAAAGTAAATATCGGTGCGGACGGAAAGCTCATCTACGATCCCAACAACTTCGAGGCCGCTGTCGGTGACAAAGTCGAATTCCACTACTTCCCCAAGAACCATACCGTCACCCAGTCCTCCTTCAAGGATCCATGCCATCCCCTTGAAGGGGGATTCTTCTCCGGCTTCGTGCCCACCGCCGATTCTCCCTCCAAAACAACCTTCACCATTGCAGTCAAGGACACCAAGCCAATCTGGTTCTACTGCGGCCAGGCCGCTCACTGCCAGAAAG GCATGATTGGCGCCATCAACGCCCCCAAGACTGGAAACACCTTCGAAGCCTTCTCCCAGCTCGCAATAAAAgcctccaacaccaccaatcCTCCTAGCGGCCCTGTCGGCGGCGTCTTGAGCAACGGCGGCTCTCAAACCAATTCCACTGCTACTGGTACTTCTGCCACCACAAAGACATACACATCTACGTGGACCAGCAACGGTCAGACTTACACAACCACTGCTGCGACGACCGTTGTCGgtgctcctgctcctgctcaGACAACATGGGCTTATACCACGAAGCCTTACACTTCTACCTGGACTAGCAATGGACAGGTTTTCACCACCACTGCTACAACGACGTTGATTActactgctgctgcttctgatgCTCCTGCTTCGACGTCTACTAGTAAgggtgctgctgctgctgctacTGGTAGCTTTAATATTTGGCATGCTGGGGCGTTGGTTGCCGGAGTTGCTGCTATGATGTAA
- a CDS encoding SET and WW domain-containing protein (similar to Neosartorya fischeri NRRL 181 XP_001266036.1), with amino-acid sequence MEDDEHAAKRMSRIKLEDGIANGQPEPMDTTESTPTHGIKGGASPASINGLKSESDGVNTPASGKPRLSRRPSQKPAEPETRLFDHLPNMTDESCKDFQVIRDCLYGSKHLGSTDNDALDCDCGEEFQDGENFACGEDSDCINRATKMECVASGSNCGGGCQNQRFQRKLWADVAVIKTEKKGYGLRTEADLQPNDFIYEYVGEVINEPTFRRRMLQYDEEGIKHFYFMSLSKSEFVDATRKGNLGRFCNHSCSPNCYVDKWVVGDKLRMGIFALRKIRAGEELVFNYNVDRYGAEPQPCYCGEPNCVGFIGGKTQTERATKLPTTVVEALGIDDADGWDTTVAKKPRRKRPEEDDEEYVNSLPTRSLDEDGSRKVMAALVQCKEKWIAVKLLERIQRADDERVLRSVMRMHAYQILKTTLNTFIDDDNVVLQVLDILDKFPRMTRNKIQDAKIEATIQPLTNSEHEEVASKSKKLLEDWSKLEVAYRIRRRKVDPNAPVQNIFDDRRGQAREEETAQSTPKTASPRPIDAPKGPKNSAPQRSVSFQHNSANRPPRRFGPLPEGWFTAKDSRGTTYYYNKQGKTTWSRPTQPANDGPKAPSKAIQEQLAIQSIIDRVTKEGTPKQTALQPTPSHSAESSSRESKREKWKALPIDKQMKIYENTVFPPVKHVLDKFRHKLPKEELKRLGKDIAKKLVASDYKNKRVDDPTAALSEKQTLKIKKYVKDFLTRAVEKYEEHQKKHGSKEGRPGGSDGKATAASDASQSVEPEATDDIVLSDAEEDDSPTSQERKRKRDAEMADSAVATPSEGPDTKRLRGEDGAEPTPPPPPPPPPDSTSDDALTEEQSAEQKALQEQEEALMRENEEAQRLEDEANKAKNLEEKAEEMRQDITLAA; translated from the exons atggaggatgatgagcaTGCAGCCAAAAGAATGAGTAGGATCAAGCTTGAAGACGGAATCGCGAATGGTCAACCCGAGCCCATGGACACGACCGAGTCTACGCCAACACACGGCATCAAGGGTGGTGCCTCACCTGCATCCATCAATGGCCTCAAATCAGAGAGCGACGGCGTAAACACGCCAGCTTCAGGCAAGCCACGCCTGTCGCGAAGACCCTCACAAAAACCTGCCGAACCCGAAACGAGATTGTTCGACCACCTTCCCAACATGACAGACGAGTCTTGCAAGGATTTCCAGGTTATTCGAGATTGTCTCTACGGCTCAAAACACCTGGGCTCTACTGACAATGACGCTTTGGATTGTGACTGCGGAGAGGAGTTTC AAGATGGAGAGAACTTTGCCTGCGGCGAAGATTCCGACTGTATCAACCGCGCAACCAAAATGGAGTGTGTCGCCAGTGGAAGCAATTGTGGAGGTGGCTGCCAAAATCAACGGTTTCAACGCAAACTTTGGGCCGATGTTGCCGTCATCAAGaccgagaagaaggggtATGGCCTTCGAACCGAAGCTGATCTACAACCGAACGATTTTATTTACGAGTACGTCGGGGAAGTAATTAACGAGCCCACGTTTCGACGAAGAATGCTGCAGTACGACGAAGAGGGTATCAAGCATTTCTACTTTATGTCCCTGAGCAAGAGTGAATTTGTAGATGCCACAAGAAAAGGCAACCTCGGTCGATTTTGTAATCACTCCTGCAGTCCGAACTGCTACGTGGACAAATGGGTAGTCGGAGATAAGCTGCGCATGGGAATTTTTGCCCTGCGCAAGATTCGAGCTGGGGAAGAATTAGTTTTCAACTACAACGTTGATCGATATGGTGCGGAACCTCAGCCATGCTACTGTGGCGAGCCGAATTGCGTGGGATTCATCGGAGGCAAAACTCAGACAGAGCGCGCCACCAAGTTGCCGACCAcagttgttgaagctctCGGAATCGATGATGCAGACGGATGGGACACGACTGTTGCTAAGAAACCACGCCGTAAGCGAcccgaagaagatgacgaagagtACGTTAATAGCCTCCCGACTCGGAgcttggatgaggatggatCTAGAAAGGTCATGGCCGCGCTGGTGCAATGCAAGGAGAAATGGATCgctgtcaagttgcttgaaCGTATCCAGCGGGCCGATGATGAGCGAGTGCTTCGCTCTGTCATGCGAATGCACGCCTACCAGATTCTCAAAACCACACTCAACACTTTTATCGATGACGACAATGTTGTGCTACAGGTGCTGGACATTCTCGACAAGTTTCCACGTATGACGAGAAACAAGATTCAGGACGCTAAAATTGAAGCCACCATTCAACCTCTGACCAACTCGGAACACGAAGAAGTGGCATCGAAATCTAAAAAACTGCTGGAAGACTGGAGTAAACTGGAAGTAGCATATCGCATTCGGAGACGAAAGGTTGACCCCAATGCACCCGTTCAGAATATCTTTGATGACCGGCGAGGACAAGCTCGAGAGGAAGAAACGGCTCAGTCGACACCAAAGACGGCGTCCCCGAGGCCAATTGACGCCCCCAAGGGTCCCAAAAATAGTGCTCCCCAGCGCAGTGTTTCGTTTCAACACAACAGCGCAAACAGGCCACCACGACGTTTTGGGCCGTTGCCCGAAGGCTGGTTCACAGCCAAGGATAGCAGGGGAACCACCTACTATTATAATAAGCAAGGGAAAACTACATGGAGCAGGCCAACACAACCAGCAAATGATGGGCCAAAAGCACCCTCCAAAGCCATTCAGGAGCAGCTAGCGATCCAAAGTATCATTGACAGGGTGACCAAAGAAGGAACGCCGAAACAGACTGCATTGCAACCAACTCCGTCACATTCTGCCGAGTCATCATCCAGGGAGTCTAAAAGAGAGAAATGGAAGGCCCTGCCCATTGACAAGCAGATGAAAATATACGAAAACACG GTATTCCCACCAGTGAAACACGTATTGGATAAGTTTCGACATAAGCTCCCCAAGGAAGAACTCAAACGACTAGGCAAAGACATTGCCAAAAAGCTCGTGGCGTCTGATTACAAGAACAAGCGAGTAGACGACCCAACAGCGGCCCTCAGCGAGAAACAAACGCTTAAAATAAAAAAGTACGTCAAGGACTTCTTGACACGAGCGGTTGAAAAGTATGAAGAGCACCAGAAGAAACATGGGTCAAAGGAGGGCAGACCCGGAGGCTCTGATGGCAAAGCTACGGCTGCCAGCGACGCATCCCAGAGCGTAGAGCCCGAGGCTACAGACGACATTGTCCTCAGTGACGCTGAGGAAGACGACTCTCCCACCAGCCAAGAACGTAAGCGCAAGCGAGACGCCGAAATGGCAGATTCAGCTGTCGCCACACCCTCTGAGGGACCGGACACGAAACGATTACGAGGAGAAGACGGTGCCGAGCCGACcccccctccaccacctcctcccccACCGGACTCTACCTCGGATGATGCCCTGACCGAGGAGCAAAGTGCGGAACAAAAAGCCCTCCAGGAACAAGAAGAGGCGCTGATGCGGGAAAATGAAGAGGCACAAAGGCTGGAAGACGAAGCGAATAAGGCCAAGAATCTGGAAGAAAAAGCTGAAGAGATGCGCCAAGACATCACTCTGGCGGCGTAA
- a CDS encoding eukaryotic protein (similar to Beauveria bassiana ARSEF 2860 XP_008600331.1) — protein sequence MANSKRRKLERQHPKAQKAKPQAKPQTPKKQPTKKRQQQQDEPVIPFDPTDKILLIGEGDLSFAASIIKHHGCVDVTATVLEKDHAELLVKYPSVDDNISIIQGESSKPTKNDTTEASNPTENDDAENDENEQCDNESDSEPASPTITTNKLLYNIDATKLPSSLTRPIHNTILFNFPHVGGKSTDINRQVRYNQELLVSFFRLAPRALAARGSIVVTLFEGEPYTLWNIRDLARHAGLQVERSFRFQSSAYPGYRHARTLGVVRNKKGEVGGGWKGEERSARSYVFRRKGEIVEQKKRRREDDSSDGED from the coding sequence atggccaattcCAAGCGCCGCAAACTCGAACGCCAACACCCCAAAGCgcaaaaagcaaaaccaCAAGCGAAACCACAGACGCCGAAAAAGCAACCCACCAAGAAgcgccagcaacagcaagacgaaCCTGTGATTCCATTCGACCCGACTGATAAGATCCTGCTCATTGGTGAAGGGGACCTGAGCTTTGCGGCATCTATAATAAAGCATCATGGGTGTGTGGACGTGACGGCTACGGTGCTGGAGAAAGACCACGCCGAGTTGCTGGTCAAGTATCCGTCTGTGGATGACAATATATCAATTATACAAGGCGAGAGCAGCAAACCTACGAAGAATGATACCACGGAAGCAAGCAATCCCACAGAAAACGACGATGCGGAAAATGACGAAAACGAACAATGTGATAATGAATCCGACAGCGAGCCAGCCtcaccaaccatcaccaccaacaaactcCTGTACAACATCGACGCAACCAAGCTCCCCTCGTCACTCACCCGCCCCATCCACAACACAAtcctcttcaacttccccCATGTCGGCGGCAAATCCACCGACATAAACCGCCAAGTCCGGTACAACCAAGAACTCCTCGTTTCCTTCTTCCGCCTTGCGCCGCGCGCCCTCGCCGCAAGAGGCAGCATCGTCGTCACCCTCTTTGAGGGCGAACCCTACACACTCTGGAATATTCGGGACCTCGCTCGCCACGCAGGACTACAAGTGGAGCGGAGTTTTCGGTTCCAGAGTTCCGCGTATCCGGGGTACAGGCACGCGCGGACGCTGGGCGTCGTGAGGAATAAGAAGGGCGAGGTGGGTGGTGGGTGGAAGGGGGAGGAGAGGAGCGCGCGGAGTTATGTGTTTAGGCGGAAGGGGGAGATTGTtgagcagaagaagaggaggagggaggatgATTCGTCTGATGGGGAGGACTGA
- a CDS encoding BTB/POZ-like protein (similar to Metarhizium robertsii ARSEF 23 XP_007819708.1): MDPTVADSKPFRFLVGPHGHEFTIHSALVAAQSPYLNTLVNGPFEEGNEGVVKWESVDEEAFLCFWQYSYAGDYHVPKEQDACADHEEDDATTSQGDSTAFAFADNVATEIPTEAKEYDQPVEEYVRASKNNKKRCKKCRSALYDEPEPMAEPKPKPFPSKGDHLWAVFINLRSRNVGLEKELLTESPGHHLLCHARVYVLADCYGISQLMEISYNKLHQAMCQFVLQTESLVDVIALIHYCYEELVPERLKKLVVMYTACKVETLWKDKQFQHILEEHGDFARAVIGTLISRLS; the protein is encoded by the exons ATGGACCCAAC AGTAGCGGATTCCAAACCTTTCAGGTTCTTGGTTGGCCCTCATGGCCACGAGTTCACCATTCACTCTGCCCTTGTTGCCGCACAATCTCCGTACCTCAACACGCTCGTCAATGGGCCCTTTGAAGAAGGCAATGAGGGGGTCGTGAAGTGGGAGAGCGTTGACGAGGAAGCATTTTTGTGCTTCTGGCAGTATAGCTACGCCGGTGATTACCACGTTCCAAAAGAACAAGACGCCTGTGCGGACcacgaagaggatgatgctacaacaagccaaggagATTCAACAGCATTTGCTTTCGCCGACAACGTCGCAACGGAGATTCCTACTGAAGCGAAGGAATATGATCAGCCTGTTGAAGAGTATGTAAGGGCGTCtaagaacaacaagaagaggtgCAAGAAATGTCGGTCGGCCCTGTATGATGAGCCGGAGCCAATGGCGGAGCCGAAGCCAAAACCATTCCCATCCAAGGGAGACCACTTGTGGGCTGTGTTCATCAATCTTCGGTCCAGAAATGTTGGTCTTGAGAAGGAACTGCTCACTGAGTCCCCTGGCCACCACTTGCTCTGTCACGCACGCGTTTACGTCCTTGCCGACTGCTATGGAATCTCTCAGCTAATGGAGATATCTTACAACAAGCTACATCAGGCCATGTGCCAATTTGTTCTACAAACTGAATCATTGGTCGATGTCATTGCCCTAATTCACTACTGCTATGAAGAGCTCGTGCCGGAAAGACTGAAAaagctcgtcgtcatgtaCACTGCTTGCAAAGTGGAAACGCTGTGGAAAGATAAACAATTCCAGCACATCCTGGAAGAGCATGGTGACTTTGCCAGAGCTGTCATTGGCACTTTGATCAGTCGACTTTCTTAA
- a CDS encoding SUMO activating enzyme (AosA) (similar to Cordyceps militaris CM01 XP_006672576.1) encodes MDQQTQGQDHAGTVAGDSGAPHPTHNMESNGTLPTFDQDMLNQGNPEAMAAMLAGQSFMPDPSLGNVPMPDGTFLMPMMMPNGLPIEIPTNHVSADDIALYDRQIRLWGLAAQEKIQNAHILLITMRGLAHEIAKNLVLAGVGSITLLDGSPVTESDLGCQFFLSEGRDSPVGQNRAEAASHALRKLNPRVQVHVDAESVTAKGPSYFAAYDVVIATDLGPDTFNIINTATRINGRPFYAAGTHGMYGFIFSDLIEHDYIISREAGNVPATPKQESRTRSVIDVKTKKDGSKTIESVSKRELYSTWFLASDVAGLPQEYTSSKRRLKAVTPALSCLRALWEFKQLQGGRLPSNREDLKLFTQIATQKHKALNLPSETLRPEFLRSFLQNLGSEIAPVTAILGGQLAQDVINVLGQSQQPIQNMVIFDGNTMEALMYPLHPELELGASLLSVPNADAGAANPMVPGDVNMFDAGNAIFPGTGMPLQNIDMGSLPTNTGSLTATAEAQAQAPTSNVEVSSTKEGTQHEEKKEEKAEDKKPQEGEVSKEAGS; translated from the exons ATGGACCAACAAACCCAAGGCCAGGACCACGCTGGCACTGTCGCTGGTGATTCTGGCGCACCGCATCCCACGCACAACATGGAGTCAAACGGAACTCTACCAACATTCGACCAAGACATGTTGAACCAAGGAAATCCAGaagccatggcagccatgcTGGCCGGCCAGTCGTTCATGCCAGATCCCAGCCTGGGCAACGTCCCGATGCCAGATGGCACATTTCTCatgcccatgatgatgccgaACGGCCTACCCATCGAGATTCCAACCAACCACGTATCAGCAG ATGACATCGCTCTCTACGACAGACAAATCCGCCTCTGGGGTCTCGCCGCCCAAGAGAAAATCCAAAACGCCCACATCCTACTCATAACCATGCGCGGGCTAGCCCACGAAATCGCCAAGAACCTCGTCCTCGCGGGCGTCGGGTCCATCACCCTGCTCGACGGCTCGCCCGTCACCGAGTCCGACCTAGGCTGCCAATTCTTCCTGTCCGAAGGACGCGACAGCCCCGTAGGCCAGAACCGCGCAGAAGCAGCTAGCCACGCGCTGCGCAAGCTCAACCCCCGTGTACAGGTGCACGTTGACGCCGAGAGCGTAACGGCCAAGGGACCAAGCTACTTTGCCGCGTACGACGTCGTCATCGCGACGGACCTTGGCCCCGAcaccttcaacatcatcaacacgGCGACGCGGATCAACGGCCGCCCGTTTTACGCGGCCGGCACGCACGGCATGTACGGCTTCATATTCAGTGATCTCATCGAGCACGACTACATCATCTCCCGGGAGGCAGGCAACGTGCCCGCCACGCCGAAGCAGGAATCACGCACCCGGTCCGTCATCGACGTCAAGACCAAAAAGGACGGCTCCAAGACCATCGAGTCGGTCAGCAAGCGCGAACTCTACTCGACGTGGTTCCTGGCCAGCGACGTCGCCGGCCTTCCACAGGAATATACCTCCTCCAAGCGGCGCTTGAAAGCCGTCACCCCCGCGCTGTCCTGCCTCCGCGCCCTCTGGGAATTCAAACAACTCCAAGGCGGCCGCCTCCCCAGCAACAGAGAGGATCTCAAGCTATTCACGCAAATCGCCACCCAGAAACACAAGGCCCTCAACCTGCCTAGCGAGACATTGCGACCAGAATTCCTACGCAGCTTCCTCCAGAACCTGGGCAGTGAAATTGCCCCCGTGACAGCCATCCTAGGCGGCCAGCTGGCACAGGATGTCATCAACGTGCTCGGACAGTCGCAGCAACCTATTCAGAACATGGTCATTTTTGACGGCAACACAATGGAGGCGCTCATGTACCCCCTCCATCCGGAACTCGAGCTCGGCGCAAGCCTACTCTCTGTACCTAACGCTGATGCTGGGGCCGCGAATCCAATGGTCCCCGGTGATGTGAACATGTTTGACGCTGGAAATGCCATCTTCCCCGGTACGGGGATGCCTCTCCAGAATATAGATATGGGGAGCCTACCCACGAACACGGGGTCACTGACCGCCACGGCTgaagcacaagcacaagcaccCACTTCAAATGTAGAAGTGTCTTCGACTAAGGAAGGTACGCAGcatgaagaaaagaaggaggagaaggcgGAGGACAAGAAGCCGCAGGAAGGGGAGGTGTCTAAAGAAGCGGGGTCATAA